A genomic stretch from Armatimonadota bacterium includes:
- a CDS encoding helix-turn-helix domain-containing protein, translating to MESSRHVYERRLNAVIDHIESHFDQALPLETLADLAHFSPFHFHRIFKEYTGETPSVFVRRLRLQKALTQMETPSRPTLTDIALDCGFAQSSDFTRAFREVYGYPPSQHRKGRAGEDSKIRQDILANRGYGSTGSKESGDHFVVRVEELPAIRFAYVRVIGGFQPDRLLSGLDRLLTWGRSKGIYPGARLATISPDNPEFVPVSRYRLDLCMEVPSGFAETDELSYATVASQRCAMLHCHGDIHKVHRGWTHLFAHWLPDSGYEPTDAPSMEIFRNSDDSQGWSILDLDCCVPVRPLRKES from the coding sequence ATGGAGTCCTCCCGCCACGTCTACGAGCGGCGGCTGAACGCCGTCATCGACCACATCGAAAGCCACTTCGACCAAGCCTTACCCCTCGAAACCCTGGCCGATCTAGCCCACTTTTCGCCCTTCCACTTCCACCGCATTTTCAAGGAGTACACCGGCGAAACTCCAAGCGTCTTTGTCCGGCGTCTGCGCCTGCAAAAGGCTCTCACGCAGATGGAGACGCCGTCCCGTCCCACCCTCACCGACATTGCCCTGGACTGCGGATTCGCCCAGTCGTCCGACTTCACCCGCGCCTTCCGCGAGGTCTATGGTTACCCACCAAGCCAGCATCGAAAGGGCCGGGCCGGCGAAGATAGCAAGATTAGACAAGACATTCTCGCGAACCGAGGCTATGGTAGTACTGGTTCGAAAGAATCAGGAGATCATTTTGTGGTGAGGGTCGAGGAACTGCCAGCAATACGATTCGCCTACGTGCGCGTCATCGGCGGCTTCCAACCCGACCGCCTCTTGTCTGGATTAGATCGACTCCTCACTTGGGGCAGGTCCAAGGGGATCTATCCAGGCGCGAGACTCGCCACCATCTCTCCCGATAATCCCGAATTCGTTCCTGTTTCACGCTACCGCCTCGACCTCTGCATGGAGGTCCCGAGCGGCTTCGCCGAAACCGATGAACTCTCGTACGCGACGGTCGCCAGCCAACGCTGTGCCATGCTCCATTGCCACGGCGACATTCACAAGGTTCATCGCGGCTGGACTCATCTGTTCGCCCACTGGCTCCCCGATAGCGGCTATGAGCCAACCGACGCTCCCAGCATGGAGATCTTTCGAAATTCCGACGACTCCCAGGGCTGGAGCATCCTCGATCTGGATTGCTGTGTCCCCGTTCGACCCCTCCGAAAAGAATCATGA
- a CDS encoding pirin family protein gives MSIRPVQKIVKAKPTLEGAGVHLRRAFGFENPSEFDPFLLLDDFRNDIPEDYLAGFPWHPHRGIETITYVLAGSVEHADSLGNNGVISPGDVQWMTAGQGIIHQEMPMGDQLGQMHGFQLWANLPSSLKMTAPRYQEIQSQEIASMIDDDGTHVRIICGEFWGKRGPVDGIAADPIYLDVSVPPGKRKVLPMDTRRQAFAYVFAGSGHFSNASAPLAVPTEGTQWLETSAPPTEADNRTLILFSSGDEVEVQAGEVGIRFLLISGKPLQEPVAWYGPIVMNTQEELQQAFSELREGTFLNH, from the coding sequence ATGTCCATTCGCCCCGTTCAGAAAATCGTCAAAGCCAAACCAACGCTGGAGGGCGCGGGGGTTCATCTTCGCCGCGCCTTCGGGTTCGAGAATCCGAGCGAATTCGATCCATTTTTGCTTCTGGACGACTTTCGCAATGATATTCCTGAAGACTACTTGGCGGGGTTCCCTTGGCACCCGCACCGGGGAATCGAGACGATCACCTACGTGTTGGCGGGGTCGGTGGAGCACGCCGACAGTCTGGGCAACAACGGGGTGATTTCGCCGGGCGATGTGCAATGGATGACGGCGGGGCAAGGCATCATTCACCAAGAAATGCCGATGGGCGATCAACTTGGACAGATGCACGGCTTTCAGCTTTGGGCGAACCTTCCGTCGTCGCTGAAGATGACTGCGCCGAGGTATCAGGAGATTCAATCGCAGGAGATCGCGTCGATGATCGACGACGATGGGACCCATGTTCGGATCATCTGCGGCGAGTTTTGGGGCAAGCGAGGACCGGTCGATGGCATCGCGGCCGATCCGATCTATCTGGATGTGTCGGTACCGCCCGGAAAGCGGAAGGTCTTGCCGATGGACACCCGGCGACAGGCGTTTGCCTACGTGTTTGCGGGATCGGGGCACTTCAGCAATGCGTCGGCTCCGCTAGCGGTTCCGACGGAGGGGACCCAATGGCTGGAGACGAGCGCTCCGCCGACCGAGGCGGACAACCGAACCTTGATCCTGTTTTCCAGTGGGGATGAGGTGGAGGTTCAGGCGGGCGAAGTAGGGATTCGGTTCTTGCTGATTTCTGGGAAGCCGTTGCAGGAGCCGGTCGCATGGTACGGGCCGATCGTGATGAACACGCAGGAAGAGCTTCAGCAGGCGTTTTCGGAGTTGCGAGAAGGCACGTTTTTGAATCATTGA
- a CDS encoding PH domain-containing protein, whose product MESPTPRQTTNGPQPIHPAIRKVWLFSNLISYAIIAVITSAVEWGLIKGDILPWSFPIAMPLFWLGIGVLSASLVKRQWEVWRYEITDQEVILRHGIWNQIQRFVPRDRVQHVDITSGPIARKFGLVHVHLYVAGAHGSVGEIPGLTPDEAEELRKMLVETQADHV is encoded by the coding sequence ATGGAATCGCCAACGCCACGCCAAACCACCAACGGCCCTCAGCCAATCCACCCCGCTATTCGTAAGGTGTGGCTTTTCTCGAATCTCATCTCCTACGCCATCATCGCCGTCATCACGTCGGCGGTCGAGTGGGGGCTGATCAAAGGCGACATCCTCCCCTGGTCGTTTCCCATTGCGATGCCGTTGTTTTGGCTTGGAATCGGAGTCCTTTCGGCCAGCCTGGTCAAACGGCAATGGGAGGTCTGGCGGTACGAAATCACGGATCAAGAGGTCATCCTTCGCCACGGCATCTGGAACCAAATCCAGCGCTTCGTACCCAGGGACCGCGTCCAGCACGTCGACATCACGTCGGGCCCGATCGCCCGTAAGTTCGGTCTGGTTCATGTCCATCTTTACGTGGCGGGAGCTCACGGCTCGGTGGGCGAGATTCCGGGTTTGACTCCGGACGAGGCTGAAGAGTTGCGAAAGATGCTGGTGGAGACTCAGGCCGACCATGTTTGA
- a CDS encoding prepilin-type N-terminal cleavage/methylation domain-containing protein, translating to MKNKAFTLIELLVVIAIIAILAAILFPVFAQAKAAAKKASDLSNVKQTTLAAIIYLSDNDDVFVANGEGMVPGNAGNWSTMEPWTGQTNFYGNTYGAGAGGDPPNQAPLGFMDPLVVQNWGRETYPYIKSMDMLVSPSAPNDADPKWAPVPNNAKAGRTSYMMNGCVSRLSSTAVSKPADIVLFQSRATTVKEAIVSPRRSYFTDGAKHANDADISWGGFNFAKGGNYGFTDGHAKFLKRKALRFKQLGFFEWVYMDSRGTWVNPDTNPTMDADPELGLNYWGSWGQCDASQVP from the coding sequence ATGAAAAATAAAGCATTTACGCTCATAGAACTTCTAGTAGTCATCGCGATTATTGCGATTCTGGCGGCAATCCTCTTTCCGGTTTTCGCACAGGCGAAAGCGGCGGCAAAGAAGGCTTCCGACCTTAGCAACGTCAAACAAACCACGCTCGCGGCGATCATTTACCTTTCCGACAACGACGACGTATTCGTCGCGAACGGCGAGGGAATGGTGCCGGGAAACGCGGGTAACTGGTCCACCATGGAACCGTGGACGGGCCAGACCAACTTCTACGGCAACACGTATGGCGCGGGTGCGGGCGGCGATCCCCCCAACCAGGCTCCGCTTGGATTTATGGACCCGTTGGTGGTTCAGAACTGGGGACGAGAGACGTATCCGTACATCAAGAGCATGGATATGCTCGTGAGTCCGTCGGCGCCGAACGACGCCGATCCGAAATGGGCTCCGGTGCCGAACAACGCCAAGGCGGGCCGCACCAGCTACATGATGAACGGCTGTGTGAGCCGTTTGTCTTCGACGGCGGTTAGCAAGCCCGCGGACATCGTGCTGTTCCAATCTCGTGCGACGACGGTTAAAGAAGCCATCGTCTCGCCGCGTCGAAGCTACTTTACGGATGGAGCGAAGCACGCGAATGACGCAGACATCTCTTGGGGCGGCTTCAATTTTGCGAAAGGCGGCAACTACGGATTCACCGATGGCCACGCGAAGTTCCTGAAGCGAAAGGCGCTGCGATTCAAGCAACTCGGCTTCTTCGAGTGGGTGTATATGGACAGCCGCGGAACGTGGGTGAACCCGGACACGAACCCGACGATGGACGCTGATCCTGAACTTGGCCTGAATTACTGGGGATCATGGGGGCAATGCGACGCGTCGCAAGTGCCTTAG
- a CDS encoding family 43 glycosylhydrolase, with translation MLCLLLMAVTMSSQETYTNPVYNANFPDPFVVQDGGTFYVYGTQRNGQGFQVMSSKNLVDWTVLDPVGKPSWSHSQMWAPEVYKHDGKWYFFFSALNPTTNKRDLAVSIGDGPLGPFHDLAVLVPGVSENSGPSQDGAIDATLYFEDGKTYLLYIREAAPRALKIVELAPDFSKTVGEAKDLLHADRKIEQGILDAPTLIKRDGTYWLFFSGGWFQSWKKDANYRVWYATSSSLMGPYKKAAKPLIEGKKDLVYSPGHQTIFELPSGEWWIAYHGWDAEGDPMYGHNKHGRTLRIDRLTWTAKGPHVDGPSVTPRVRPTVGD, from the coding sequence GTGCTATGTCTGCTTTTGATGGCGGTGACCATGTCTAGCCAGGAAACCTACACGAACCCGGTCTATAACGCGAACTTTCCCGACCCGTTTGTGGTGCAGGACGGCGGGACATTCTACGTTTACGGGACTCAGCGCAATGGGCAGGGATTTCAGGTCATGTCGTCGAAGAACTTGGTGGACTGGACGGTGCTTGATCCAGTCGGAAAGCCGTCTTGGTCGCACAGTCAGATGTGGGCGCCGGAGGTTTACAAGCATGACGGCAAGTGGTATTTCTTCTTTTCGGCGCTGAACCCGACGACGAACAAGCGGGATTTGGCGGTGTCGATTGGCGATGGTCCGCTCGGTCCGTTCCACGATCTGGCGGTTCTCGTTCCGGGCGTGTCGGAGAACTCGGGGCCGTCGCAGGACGGGGCGATCGACGCGACACTGTACTTTGAGGACGGCAAGACGTACCTGCTGTATATTCGGGAGGCAGCGCCGCGAGCGCTGAAGATCGTCGAGCTCGCGCCGGATTTTTCGAAGACAGTGGGTGAGGCGAAGGACCTTTTGCACGCCGATCGGAAGATCGAGCAGGGGATTTTGGACGCGCCGACGCTGATCAAGCGGGACGGGACGTATTGGCTGTTCTTCTCGGGCGGGTGGTTTCAGTCGTGGAAGAAGGATGCCAACTACCGGGTTTGGTACGCGACGTCGTCGTCCTTGATGGGGCCCTATAAGAAAGCGGCGAAGCCGCTGATCGAGGGGAAGAAGGATTTGGTTTACAGCCCCGGGCATCAGACGATTTTCGAGCTGCCGTCGGGCGAGTGGTGGATCGCCTATCATGGATGGGATGCGGAAGGGGACCCGATGTACGGGCATAACAAGCATGGCCGGACGTTGCGGATCGATCGGTTGACGTGGACGGCGAAGGGACCGCACGTGGATGGTCCGTCGGTGACACCGCGGGTTCGTCCGACGGTTGGGGATTAA
- a CDS encoding asparaginase: MPTRRQVLTSAAAIAAAPIVKGMPFVYQPSEIKPLVIASGNGNSDKNGGDETCVQRAFRMITGGSDVLDALIAGVNIVELDPTDTSVGYGGIPNADGVVQLDSCCMHGPRKWAGGVACIEGVKTPSKVAQMVASSTDHHLIVGKGATEFARNMGMTIEPDLNTERSRQIWLEWKRRLDPEHYLDPKKRGGESLRVALELVAEGMIDPEHLWGTINCNGINSKGEICGVTTTSGLAFKIPGRVGDSPILGAGLYVDGDVGAAGSTGRGEANLYGLCSYLIVEEMRRGAHPKDAGLTALKRVSQNTIEKRLLNDQGRPNFGLNFYVLDAKGRHAGVHMAGRSRFAVCDENGPRFEDSTPLYER, from the coding sequence ATGCCGACCCGCCGCCAAGTCCTGACCTCTGCCGCCGCCATCGCCGCCGCGCCCATCGTCAAAGGAATGCCCTTCGTTTACCAGCCGTCCGAGATCAAGCCGCTGGTCATCGCCAGCGGCAACGGCAATTCGGATAAGAACGGCGGTGACGAAACCTGTGTCCAGCGCGCGTTTCGCATGATCACCGGGGGCTCCGACGTCCTCGACGCCCTCATTGCCGGCGTCAATATCGTCGAGCTCGACCCCACCGATACCAGCGTTGGCTACGGTGGCATTCCCAACGCGGACGGCGTGGTCCAACTCGATTCGTGTTGCATGCACGGGCCGCGCAAATGGGCGGGCGGCGTAGCCTGCATCGAAGGCGTGAAGACCCCATCCAAGGTCGCGCAAATGGTCGCAAGCTCGACCGATCACCACCTCATCGTCGGCAAGGGCGCGACCGAGTTCGCCCGCAATATGGGCATGACCATCGAACCCGACCTCAACACCGAGCGAAGCCGCCAAATCTGGCTGGAATGGAAGCGCCGACTCGACCCCGAGCACTACTTGGACCCCAAGAAGCGCGGCGGCGAATCCTTGCGCGTGGCCCTCGAACTCGTGGCCGAGGGAATGATCGACCCCGAGCACCTATGGGGCACCATCAACTGCAATGGCATCAATAGCAAAGGCGAAATCTGCGGCGTCACCACCACCAGCGGACTTGCGTTCAAGATTCCTGGCCGGGTCGGCGACTCGCCAATCCTCGGCGCGGGCCTTTATGTCGACGGCGACGTCGGCGCTGCCGGTTCCACCGGGCGAGGCGAAGCCAATCTCTACGGACTCTGCTCCTACCTCATCGTCGAAGAAATGCGCCGCGGCGCTCACCCCAAAGACGCAGGCTTAACCGCCCTCAAGCGGGTCTCGCAAAACACGATCGAGAAGCGCCTCCTCAACGACCAGGGCCGCCCCAATTTCGGGCTCAACTTTTATGTGCTGGATGCCAAAGGTCGCCACGCTGGAGTCCACATGGCCGGTCGCTCCCGCTTCGCGGTCTGCGACGAAAATGGGCCTCGATTCGAAGACAGCACTCCGCTCTACGAAAGGTAA
- a CDS encoding metalloregulator ArsR/SmtB family transcription factor translates to MRNRIDSHYLHVNGGAGAEVFKALGSETRLEILSLLVSGDRNINEICLHLNLSQPTISKHMQILEQVGLVVSEYLPGTQGMQKRCRLRYDQMIVSFESSAEVEERVEEVSMPVGLYSVAEAMPQCGLANREKIIGFLDVPQAFLDPERATAEILWMAGGYVEYIFPNSLPAAVEILRMEFICEACSEAPNYNHDWPSDITLWVNDTEVGTWTSPGDFGAKRGALNPSWWIDHMTQYGALKIWSIDREGSSLDGNPVSGITLAQANVRPNQPVRIRVGVKRDAVHRGGFNLFGKGFGNYAQDLVLRLHYVMNPTEAADRPVLKRSFNPDFDPAIKTLEDE, encoded by the coding sequence ATGAGGAATAGAATCGACTCGCACTATCTGCACGTCAATGGGGGCGCGGGGGCCGAGGTGTTTAAGGCACTGGGCTCTGAGACCCGTCTTGAAATCCTCTCTCTACTAGTTTCGGGCGATCGCAACATCAACGAGATTTGCCTTCATTTGAACCTATCGCAACCCACGATCAGCAAACATATGCAGATTTTGGAGCAGGTTGGCCTCGTGGTGAGCGAGTACTTGCCGGGGACGCAAGGCATGCAGAAACGATGCCGTCTTCGCTACGACCAGATGATCGTTTCGTTTGAGAGTTCGGCCGAGGTCGAGGAGCGGGTGGAAGAAGTTTCCATGCCGGTTGGCCTATATAGTGTGGCGGAGGCGATGCCGCAGTGCGGTTTGGCGAACCGCGAGAAGATCATCGGATTCCTCGATGTTCCGCAAGCGTTTTTGGACCCCGAGCGGGCCACGGCCGAAATTCTTTGGATGGCGGGCGGGTACGTCGAATACATCTTTCCAAACTCTCTTCCGGCGGCGGTCGAGATTCTTCGCATGGAATTCATCTGCGAAGCCTGCTCGGAAGCGCCGAATTACAACCACGATTGGCCCTCGGACATCACGCTGTGGGTCAACGACACCGAGGTTGGCACGTGGACCTCGCCGGGCGACTTTGGCGCGAAGCGCGGCGCGCTAAACCCGTCGTGGTGGATCGACCACATGACGCAGTACGGCGCGCTGAAGATTTGGTCCATCGACCGCGAGGGCTCGTCGCTGGACGGCAATCCGGTTTCCGGCATCACCTTGGCCCAGGCGAACGTTCGACCCAACCAGCCGGTGCGAATCCGCGTCGGGGTGAAGCGCGACGCCGTCCATCGAGGCGGCTTCAACCTGTTTGGCAAGGGATTTGGCAACTATGCGCAGGACCTGGTTCTGCGGCTTCACTACGTGATGAACCCGACCGAGGCAGCCGATCGCCCGGTCCTCAAACGATCTTTCAATCCTGATTTCGACCCTGCAATCAAAACGCTCGAGGATGAGTAA
- a CDS encoding TIGR03067 domain-containing protein has translation MKSILITLISLALAVSAQADLKKIQGTWKATAGQLGDFSLPKSLLDKMVLIIKDDTYDYDEGHGHDVGKLKEIKDSKPLAMDIIGTEGPNKGKTIPTIYKLEDKVLTICYGLDGKRPKSFEDKGKRILLMTFKLPE, from the coding sequence ATGAAATCGATCCTTATCACCCTCATTAGCCTTGCTCTCGCCGTCTCGGCCCAAGCCGATCTGAAGAAAATCCAGGGCACATGGAAAGCCACCGCAGGGCAACTCGGCGATTTTTCCCTCCCGAAATCCCTTCTCGACAAAATGGTCCTGATCATCAAGGACGACACCTACGACTACGACGAGGGGCACGGCCACGACGTCGGCAAGCTCAAGGAGATCAAAGACTCCAAACCGTTGGCGATGGACATCATTGGCACCGAAGGACCGAATAAGGGCAAGACCATTCCTACGATCTACAAGCTCGAAGATAAGGTCTTGACGATCTGCTACGGCCTCGACGGCAAGCGCCCTAAGAGCTTCGAGGACAAGGGGAAACGAATCCTCCTGATGACGTTCAAGCTGCCCGAGTAG
- a CDS encoding family 43 glycosylhydrolase, protein MADVLTPNIETKSEISYTNPVFESYFADPFACHFGPFFYAVGTGGAITDDNRVFQLLRSENLVNWTSLGLALIKPEGFEDGCYWAPEITEINGTYYMVYSVGQGDKNHQIRVATAPSPEGPYRDQGQLTDPQIPFAIDPHIFLHTDGNHYLYYATDFLDGDRPGTSLVVDRMISPTQLAGQPVVVARATSDWQRYQSNRPIYGQTLDWHTLEGPSVVRHEGRIYVFYSGGNWQNETYGVDFVSADHPLGPYTNTTQDRPRVLRTIPGKIEGPGHNSIVLGPDNQTLVAVYHAWNPDRSARLMRIDPIQWTPDGPVIDGPSLSQRSIFRHG, encoded by the coding sequence ATGGCCGATGTTTTGACCCCAAATATCGAGACTAAATCGGAGATTAGCTATACAAATCCGGTCTTTGAAAGCTACTTCGCCGACCCATTTGCGTGCCATTTTGGACCATTTTTCTATGCGGTCGGCACCGGAGGTGCCATCACCGACGACAACCGCGTGTTCCAACTCCTCCGCTCCGAAAACCTGGTCAACTGGACCTCGCTTGGCCTCGCCCTCATCAAACCCGAAGGATTCGAGGACGGTTGCTACTGGGCTCCCGAGATCACCGAAATCAATGGAACCTACTACATGGTCTACTCGGTTGGCCAAGGCGACAAAAACCACCAGATTCGGGTCGCCACCGCGCCGTCGCCCGAAGGCCCTTATCGCGACCAAGGCCAACTCACCGACCCCCAAATCCCCTTCGCCATCGACCCCCACATCTTCCTCCACACCGACGGCAATCACTACCTCTATTACGCAACCGACTTCCTCGATGGCGACCGCCCCGGCACCTCATTGGTGGTCGATCGCATGATCTCGCCAACCCAACTCGCCGGTCAGCCCGTCGTCGTGGCCCGCGCCACCAGCGACTGGCAACGCTACCAATCAAACCGTCCGATCTACGGCCAAACGCTCGACTGGCACACCCTCGAAGGCCCCAGCGTCGTGCGGCACGAGGGGCGAATCTACGTTTTCTACAGCGGCGGTAACTGGCAAAACGAGACCTATGGGGTCGACTTTGTCTCTGCCGACCACCCGCTCGGGCCGTACACCAACACCACCCAGGACCGCCCCCGAGTCCTGCGAACCATCCCCGGAAAAATCGAAGGCCCGGGTCACAACTCCATCGTCCTCGGCCCCGATAACCAAACCCTCGTCGCCGTTTACCACGCCTGGAACCCCGACCGATCCGCCCGCCTCATGCGCATCGACCCCATTCAATGGACACCCGACGGCCCCGTCATCGACGGTCCAAGCCTCAGTCAAAGGTCCATCTTCCGCCACGGGTAA